Genomic segment of Macaca nemestrina isolate mMacNem1 chromosome 3, mMacNem.hap1, whole genome shotgun sequence:
gtttttgagacagagtcttgctctgtcaccaggctggaatgcagtggcactatctgggctcattgcaacctccacctcctgggttcaggcgattatcctgcctcaccctcctgagtaactgggacctcAGGcacgcacaccaccacacccagctaatttttgtatttttagtagagatggggttcaccatgttggccaggatggtctcaatctcttgacctcgtgatccgcctgcctcggccttccaaagtgctggcattacaggagcaATAGAAATCTTAAAAGAgatatgtaaaaagaaaacagaaaaattaggaaaatggaagatgaaatcattaaaaacaaaacaaaaaccctcagaTATATAAGACCTAAAAAGAGAAAGCTGACCAGTGGTCAGAAAAAAATACCAGAAGAGAGAACCAGAAAAAGTATGGTCATGGAAACCAAGGAGGAATCAAATTTCAAGAAAGAAAGTAAAGCTAATGAATGTTAAAAGAAACATGTGACTGATAAGATTTCCCTGTTATACTAAAAAATTCCAAGCAACACCATGGTGGAAAACAAAGGGTAATActgatttccattttctttcctacAGAATCCTTACTTTGGATATTTTGGATATCATGGCTTTGGGGGTCGCCCTCCTTATTATTCAGAAGAAATGTTTGAACAAGATTTTGAAAAACCCAAAGAAGAAGATCCTCCTAAAGCAGAAAGTCCAGGCACAGAACCCACAGCTAATTCAACAGTTACTGAGACGAATTCTACCCAATCAAATCCTAAAGGGAGTCAGGGTGGAAATGACACCAGCCCCACAGGAAACAGTATCCCAGGACCGAACACTGGGAACAACCCTCCAGCTCAAAATGGGATTGTCCCACTCCCTGCAGTCAACacttcaggccagggagggccaGGAAGTCAAATCCCATGGAGACCAAGTCAGCCAAATATTCGTGAAAATCATCCAAATCCTAATATAAGAAATTTTCCTTCAGGAAGACGGTGGTATCCCACTGGTACTGCCATGGGGCACAGACAGAATGGGCCTTTTTACAGAAATCGACAAGTTCAAAGGGGTCCTCAGTGGAACTCCTTCGCTTGGGAAGGTAAACAAGTAGTTCGTCCAGGAAATCCAGTTTATCACAAAGTTTACCCTTCTATTTCAAGAGGCAATTATCTCAATTATGCAGGAAATCCAGCAAATCTCAGAAGAAAGCCTCAGGGGCCAAATAAACACCCTATGGGAACTAATGTTGCCCCAGTTGGTCCCAAACATGGCCCTGTTGTTCAcaatgaaaaaatccaaaatccaaggGAGAAGCACCTGGGTCCAAAAGAACAAATAATAGTTCCTACAAAGAATCCAACCAGCCCCGGGAGAAACTCTCAACAGTATGAAGTtaataaatcaaattataaaCTGCCTCACTCTGAGGGTTATACACCAGTCCCAAATTTTAATTCTGTTGATCAACATGAAAACTCCTATTACCCAAGGGAAGATTCCAGAAAAGTACCAAATTCTGATGGACAAACCCAAAGCCAGATTTTGCCCAAAGGGATGGTTTTAGCACCAAGAAGGATCCCATATGAATCAGAAACTAATCAGCCAGAATTAAAGCGCAGTGCATATCAGCCTGCTGTACACCCTGAGGAAATCCCTTCTGCAAAAGAACATTTTCCTGCTGGAAGAAATACTTGGGACCACCAAGAAATCTCTCCACCTTTTAAGGAACATCCTGGGAGGCAAGAAGAACATTTACCCCATCCTTCCCATGGTTCTAGAGGAAGGGTTTTCTACCCTGAATATAACCCCTATGATCCCAGGGAAAACTCACCATACCGTAGAAGCAATACATGGGATGAGAGAGATGATTCTCCCAATACTATGGGGCAAAAAGAAAGTTCACTCTACCCCATAAATACCCCAGACCACAAGGAGACAGTCCCTTATAATGAAGAAGACCCAATTGATCCAACTGGAGATGAAGTCTTTCCTGGACAAAATAGATGGGGTGAAGAGTTGAGCTTCAAAGGGGGCCCAACAGTTAGGCACTATGAAGGTGAACAATATACCTCAAATcagccaaaggaatatcctccctATTCTTTAGACAATCCATCAAAACCAAGGGAGGATTTTTATTATAGTGAATTCTACCCATGGAACCCGGATGAGAATTTTCCATCATATAATACAGCTCCTACTATGTCACCACCTACAGAGAGCAGGGGTTACTATGTTAATAATGCCGTTAGACCAGAAGAAAGCAATCTATTTCCTTCATGGAATTCCTGGGACCACAGGATACAAGCCCAcggtcagaaagaaagaaggccatATTTTAACAGAAATATCTGGGATCAGGCAACACATTTACAAAAAGCCCCAGCTAGGCCACCAGACCAGAAAGGTAACCAGCCCTATTCCAGTAACACTCCAGTTGGGCTTCAGAAAAATCCAATGTGGCATGAAGGTGAGGATTTGAACTATGGCATGCAAATGACTAGGATGAATTCTCCAGAGAGAGAACATTCATCTTTCCCTGACTTCATCCCACAAAGTTACCCATCAGGTCAAAAAGAGGCACATTTATTTCACCTAAGCCAGAGAGGCTCTTGCTGTACTGGTAGCTCCACAGGACCCAAGGACAATCCACTAGCTCTACAAGACTACACTCCATCCTATGGTCTTGCACCTGGGGAGAACCAAGACACCAGTCCTCTGTATACAGAAGGTAGTCATAGCAAGCACACAAGACATATCATCTCCCCAACAAGCACCCTACCAGGCCAAAGAAACAGCTCAGAGAAGATGGAAAATGAAAACCCTTTTAGAGATGATGTGTCCACTCTGAGGAGGAACACACCATGTTCTATAAATAATCAACTGGGCCAAAAGGGAATTATGCCATTTCCTGAAGTCGGTTCCCTTCAAGCAAAGAatacaccttgtctcaaaaatgatCTTGGAGGAGATGGGAACAACATTCTGGAACAAATTTTTGAAGACAACCAGCTCAATGAAAGAACTGTTGACCTTACTCCTGAGCAGCTTGTTATTGGTACACCTGATGAAGGCTCCAATCCAGAAGGCATCCAAAGTCAAGTCCAAGAAAATGAGAGTGAGAGACAGCAACAAAGACCATCTAACATCCTGCATTTGCCATGCTTTGGCTCCAAATTAGCAAAGCATCACTCTTCCAGCACTGGAACTCCATCTAGCAATGGAAGGCAAAGCCCATTTGATGGGGATTCAATTATGCCTACTGAAAATCCTAACACATTGGTTGAGTTAGCTACTGGGGAACAATTTAAGAGTACAAATGCAGACCCACTTGATGCAGGTGAACGCAGTCCATTTGAATTCCTTCAAAGAGGGACCAATGCAGAGGACCAGGTACAAGACTGCTTACTACTTCAGGCCTAAGGGTTATCTCAACCAAGCATTCTTGGGGGGAAGAGAAATCACTGACATTCTATACCAATGGTTCCCAAAATTTTTTCCCCAAGACTTAATTAAGTATCTGACTGTCTTGGTGATCCTTAAGTTTTCTCCCCTCTCAGCAATAGGAGTAGCAATCCAGGTGGAGCTAGGAGTAGCAACCCAGGTGGAGCTGAGATTGGGCCTCTGGGGATCACCAGATTTAGCACTTTCACAAATTAGTGCAGACCTTAAAAAAGCAAGAAGGTCATGACCACTCCTGCCTTGAAACTTGGAAGTTACTTGTCTGAGTTAGTTTCCTTTTGCCTGATGACTTCTCTTTTTGCTCTCAAAGTTCCATTCTTGCAAAATTGGTTTTTCAAGACTGAAAGGCAGATTAACTTTCCATTCTACACATGGAGATCCACAAATCAGCATAGTCCTAATGcactgtacatttttttcttgtgttgaTCTTGTCAGGTTTTTTCCTACTCAATATTCTCttcaagcatttttttcttccactgcCACTCTCTTTAcctttatcatttccttttcttagctttcttccttcttttctctctccctcaaaCTTTCTGTATTTAGCTTTCTATTCCTCATCTTTTTCTCTCTATGTATCACTTCTTACATATTAAGCTCGCTATTTTAACCATTACTAGTCTTTTCTTTATGTCTACCTCCTCCATTAtgtcttcctctcttcccacCTATCTGTTTTGTCTCCCAATGTACCATTTGTCAACTAATCCCTCTCCTCTCTgactcctttcttcccttcagtTTATCTTTTTCCCTGCTACACCATTTTCATCTTGACCGCATGTCACTCTCTTCCTTTTTGTATCCACTCTCTAAATCGTACCCTAATTTTTTATTGACCCAGCTTAACCATCATTATagaatttattttggaaatgGTAGACACTGATAGCTACTTTTTTTTAGTTATCTTAGGGTCCCTACCAAGTAGACACAGTTCAGTTAGAGAGACGTATTTAAGGAGAAGGGAAGATGGGATACCCAGGACTAGCAGCCTAGGGAAAAGGCTTAGGAAGGTGGAGAATGAGGAACTGAAGAAACTGCTGCTCTGAGACTGCACATCCAGGAAAAAGGACTAGGACTTGCCATACACCACCAAGTTATAATCCGCAGGATCTGTAGAAGACATTTTGGGAAACACTCTCTTAAATAAAAACTCAATGtttagttgtgtttttttttgttttgttttgttttgttttgttttactagtTCAACATAAGTGATTCTACCAGTATGTGCTACTACTAAACATTCTTCAAGTCCATGCAGAATTATTTACAGACACTTTTTCTTGGTATCTTGAATAAATTgtgtaaattattttgaaaactggatATTTCTATATACCTTGCTTATAATACATCAGtgattattattcttattaataaCATGTTGGCCTATTATCTGGATATCCCTTGCCTAGAGCAGGAAACATTCTCAGAATTGCCTAAAAGCATACCTTATAACTTTAAGAGATTTCTTGGGATAAATGTTCAGGGGCAGACTTCATAAGAAGATCTCAAACATTTGGGGAAATACAATGTTGAAAACTTCCTGAGAAAAGGAATCTTGCCCTTGAAGCTTCtaaagcacctagcacagtgtcttGAACATAGAaggtacccaataaatatatatcaattgattttttaatgactttCAAAACTCCCATGAAAACACCATAGTCTGCTTTTCCTGAAAGGCGACCATCTGGGATGCTGAATGAGCCACCACTCTGTAGCTTTATATATTCAGCAACATTTCCATCATAGAATTTCAGTGTAAGAAGGGACCTTAGAGGTAGATTATCCAGGCCATCCCCTAGTGCTTACATTCCCCTCCCCCTGGccagttttatattttaaccaCACATTGAAAAATTCATTAACTTATTCTGTATAAAACTGTCTTTTAAGAATTatcctttcaaaataaaaatgttattgtttcactagtttatttttccaaatgatttttttgAAATCTCAATATGAGTACTTTCATTACAAGATACTCACTTCATATTTCACCAAAATGTATGGGTTCACATAATTGTTTTGGCAGATATGTTGACATATCTGAATTTATGAGACGCTGCTGCTTAAACTGCCATCTGAGATCGCtgcaatgtaaaatgtaaaaagtatAGTATGACCCTTCCAAGCTGTCTTGAGCATAGGTAAATCTTTTTTCTAAAAAAGTATAGTGtgaccaaaagaaaacaaattttgaatTTGAAAACACACTgtaaaaagaagggaaaatgtcTCTCCAGAaaataactgttttctttttttttctttttctttttttttttttttttgtgagatggagtcttgctctgttgcccaggctggagtgcagtggcatgatctcggctcactgcaaactctgcctcccgagttgaaacaattctcgtgcctcagcctcctgagtagctgagattacaaatgtgtgccaccaggcgtggctaagttttgtatttttaatagagacagggtttcaccatgttggtcaggctggtctcaaacccctgacctcaagtgatccgtccaccttggcctcccaaagttctgggattataggcatgagccactgtgctcagcccagaAAACTCTTGATGTCATCAGCACAGGTATGCATTTGCAAGCCTGGATACCAGATATGAGTTCCTTACAACCCAGCTTCCCTGAAGGCTCACAGTACAtgatctttaatatttatttatttatttatttatttatttgagacagttgtgctctgttgcccaggctggagtgcagtgatgcgatcttagctcactgcaactttcgcctcccgggttcaagtgattctcatgcctcaacctcctgagtagctgggattacagacaagggacactacacccagctaatttttgtatttttagtagagcagggGTTTTGTCATGTGGGCCAGGTtgttctcgaattcctggcctcaagtgatccacacacctcagcctccgcatgtgctgggattacaggtgtaagccaccacacccagccgatcTTTCATATTTAATCACAAATGTGTCTTATACTGTGTGCTAattttttcctgtgttagttttgcctatagaagaaataggaaaattgaAAAAGTGAGACCTAGTTCTTATTCTTCTTATGTGGCCCTCA
This window contains:
- the LOC105477332 gene encoding enamelin; this encodes MLVLRCRHGTSFPKLDNLVPKGKMKILLVFLGLLGNSVAMPMHMPRMPGFSSKSEEMMRYNQFNFMTLPHLAHLGPFFGNGLPQQFPQYQMPMWPQPPPWHPQKPSAQKRHNKTDQTQETQKPNQTQSKKPPQKRPLKQPSHTPAQPEEEAQPPQAFPPFGNGLFLYPPPWQIPQRLPPPGYGRPPASNEEGGNPYFGYFGYHGFGGRPPYYSEEMFEQDFEKPKEEDPPKAESPGTEPTANSTVTETNSTQSNPKGSQGGNDTSPTGNSIPGPNTGNNPPAQNGIVPLPAVNTSGQGGPGSQIPWRPSQPNIRENHPNPNIRNFPSGRRWYPTGTAMGHRQNGPFYRNRQVQRGPQWNSFAWEGKQVVRPGNPVYHKVYPSISRGNYLNYAGNPANLRRKPQGPNKHPMGTNVAPVGPKHGPVVHNEKIQNPREKHLGPKEQIIVPTKNPTSPGRNSQQYEVNKSNYKLPHSEGYTPVPNFNSVDQHENSYYPREDSRKVPNSDGQTQSQILPKGMVLAPRRIPYESETNQPELKRSAYQPAVHPEEIPSAKEHFPAGRNTWDHQEISPPFKEHPGRQEEHLPHPSHGSRGRVFYPEYNPYDPRENSPYRRSNTWDERDDSPNTMGQKESSLYPINTPDHKETVPYNEEDPIDPTGDEVFPGQNRWGEELSFKGGPTVRHYEGEQYTSNQPKEYPPYSLDNPSKPREDFYYSEFYPWNPDENFPSYNTAPTMSPPTESRGYYVNNAVRPEESNLFPSWNSWDHRIQAHGQKERRPYFNRNIWDQATHLQKAPARPPDQKGNQPYSSNTPVGLQKNPMWHEGEDLNYGMQMTRMNSPEREHSSFPDFIPQSYPSGQKEAHLFHLSQRGSCCTGSSTGPKDNPLALQDYTPSYGLAPGENQDTSPLYTEGSHSKHTRHIISPTSTLPGQRNSSEKMENENPFRDDVSTLRRNTPCSINNQLGQKGIMPFPEVGSLQAKNTPCLKNDLGGDGNNILEQIFEDNQLNERTVDLTPEQLVIGTPDEGSNPEGIQSQVQENESERQQQRPSNILHLPCFGSKLAKHHSSSTGTPSSNGRQSPFDGDSIMPTENPNTLVELATGEQFKSTNADPLDAGERSPFEFLQRGTNAEDQVQDCLLLQA